Within Desulfobacter sp., the genomic segment GTGGAAAGAAAAAAGAGAGAAGCCTGTTTCGAACCCTATTTAAATGGGTTTTTATTCTTTCATTCATTGCCGCCCTGGCCGGCTGCGCCGGCATTGCCGGACTGTTTTTCTACCTGAGCCAGGACCTGCCTAAAATCAACACCCTAAAAGACTACCGGCCGTCCACGGTTACCAATGTCTACTCGGATGACGGCAGAAAAATCGGCGAGTTCTACAAGGAACGGCGCATTGTCATTCCCCTGGACGAGATGCCCAAAAATCTGACCAACGCCTTTGTTGCCGCAGAGGATTCCAGATTCCGGGAGCACCCCGGCATTGATATCCAGTCCATTGTCCGGGCCTTCATCAAAAACCTAAAGGCCGGAGGCATTGTCCAGGGCGGCTCCACCATTACCCAGCAGGTGACAAAGTCCTTTCTGCTCACCCCGGAACGGACCTACAAACGCAAACTAAAAGAAGCGATTCTCGCCTATCGGATTGAAAAGAAATTCACCAAGGATGAAATCCTTTACCTTTACCTGAACCAGATCTACCTGGGCCACGGTGCCTACGGGGTAGAGGCGGCCGCTGAAAACTATTTCGGCAAACACGCCAAAGACCTTACCCTGGCCGAATGCGCCATGCTGGCAGGCCTTCCCCAGGCCCCAAGCAAGTACAGTCCCTTCAGGTATCCGGACCGGGCCAAACAACGGCAGATCTATACCCTGAACCGGATGAAGGAAGAAGGAATGATCTCCAACCTGGATGTTACCGATGCCATCAATACCAAGCTGGACATCAAGCCCAGGAAAAACTGGTTCATCGAACGGGTCCCCTGCTACACCGAGCATGTCAGGCGCTACGTCGAAAAAAAATACGGTGCTGAAATGCTCTACAACCAGGGCTTGAACATCCACACCGCCGTCAATATCGAACTGCAGAAAATGGCCCGGTCCGCTGTAAAAAAAGGACTCTCCGATCTGGACAAACGGACCGGATACCGGGGCCCCATAAAAAATATCACGGCGCTGCAAATCGAAGGATTCTGCAGGAAAATCAGTGAAGAACTCAAGGGCAGCCTGCCACAGAAAGACGGCATTTACCAGGGCGTGGTCCTGAAAGTGGACGACGAAAACAAGGTCACCCAGGTCCGGGTGGGAGAGTCCTACGGGCTGATCCGACTGGCCACCATGACCTGGGCCAGGAAGCCCAACCCCCAGGTGGCCTATTACCAGACCAAGGTAAAAAGCCCCTCCCAGGTACTCAAACCAGGCGATGTGATCTATGTCAAGGTGCTCAACGAAATCATGGAGGACAACGCATATGAGTTCGCCCTCCACCAGGAGCCCGTGGCCCAGGCCGCCCTGCTGAGCATAGAGGCGGAAACCGGCCATGTCAAAACCATGATCGGGGGCAGGGATTACCGGAACTCCCAGTTCAACCGGGCCTACCAGTCCCGGCGCCAACCGGGTTCCGCCTTCAAGCCGCTGCTTTATGCCGCCGCCCTGGACAAAGGGTATACGGCTGCATCGGTCATTATCGATTCCCCTGTCGTCTTCGAGGATACCGAGCGGGACTTTGTGTGGAAGCCCCACAACTACAAGGAAAAATTCTACGGCCCCACCCTTTTCCGGGAAGCCCTGGCCAAGTCCAGAAATATTGTTACCATCAAGATCCTCCAGGATATCGGTATCGACTATGTTATCGACTATGTCCGAAAACTTGGAATCACCTCGGAAATCAACCGGGATCTTTCCATCTCCCTTGGGTCATCCGGGGTCTCTCTTCTGGAACTCACCAATGCTTATTCGGTATTTTCCAATCTGGGCTACCTCATCGAGCCTGTGTTTATCACCAAGATATACGACAGGGACAACAACCTGCTTGAATCCTCTAAACTGGTCCGAAAAAAAGTCATTGATATGAGCACCGCTTATATCATGACCAGTATCCTGGAAAGCGCGGTCAAAGACGGGACCGGCCGAAGGGTAAAGGCCCTCAAGCGCCCGGTTGCGGGCAAGACCGGCACCACAAACAACCTATACGACGCATGGTTCATGGGCTATACCCCCAGATACACCACCGGCGTCTGGGTGGGCCTGGACCAGGAATCCCCACTGGGCAGAGGCGAGACAGGCTCCAGAGCGGCCAGCCCCATATGGCTGGATTATATGCAGCAGGCCCTTGAAGGCAAACCCGCAAGAACCTTTAACGTCCCCGAGGGTATTGTATTCGCAAAAATAGATGCAAAGACCGGCCTGCTCCCCATTGAAGAGAGCGAAAAAACCATTTTCGAATGCTTTAAGGAAGGCACCGTCCCCACGGAATACACCCCTCGCAGCGATGAAGTGACAGGGTCCGAGGATCTGTTCAAGGAAGGGATTTAAAGACAGAGGCCTCAGGCGAAGGCAGCCGTAATCTCATCCGGGGCCAGGGAGGCATCCGTCGAAAACCCCAGCACAAGCCCGGGATACCGGGCTGCCAGTTTCTCAAAATTGCCTTTTTTATTTCCCTGGAGCCTGGACAGGGATTTGGGATGAACCCTCAGTTGGATTGACCCGGCACCCCGCCCTTCCCGGATCAGGGTGTCAACGGCGTTACAGGCCCGGTCAAGCATCAGGGCCGAGTGGACCAGGTGGCCGAAGGCCGGATGCCAGGGACCGGCCAGCATCTGTCCGGGATCTTCCATCATCTCCCCGGCCTGGAGCCCCATGCGGATTACGGGGACCCCTGCCCCGTTAAAAATTTCCAGCATCGCCTTAACCTGAACCACGGCCTGCTCAAGGGAGAGGGGGAGATACGCCCCACTGGCATACCATCTGGCCAGCTTTGACCCGGCCAGGACCAGCAGAGGATAAATCCGGGCAAGGTCCGGCTTCAGTCCCGCCAGAACCCCGGCCGTTTCAAGGACCGATGCCCTGGTATCCCCGGGCAGGCCGACCATTACCTGAACCCCGATCTTCATCTTTCTTTCCCTGAGCACCCTGACCGCCGCCAGGGTATCCTCCCGGGTATGTCCCCGTTCTGCCTGCTCCAGCACCCGGTTATCCATGGACTGCACGCCAAGTTCCACCAGGTCAAGGCCGTAGGGCTGCACCAGATCCAGGGTCTCCCGGCTGACGGTGTCCGGCCTGGTGGAGCAGCGGATGGATTGGATCGCCCCCCGGTCCACCCAGGGCTTGACACGGTCAAGCAGATCAATCTGCCTTTCCCGGGGAAGGCCTAAAAAATTACCCCCGAAAAAGGCAAATTCCACCCGTCGGCGCTGTCCTTTGAAGGAAAGGTATTCCTGGATCAGGGTCTCAATTTCATCAAGATCAATCCGGCCCCTTCGGCCGGTGATAATGGATTGGTTACAGAATACACATTGATGGGGGCATCCCTGGTGGGGAATGAAATAAGGAATCACCAGAGGGGCGGACATGATGGGTCACCGCCTATAAGGATTCCGGTGCCAGAACGGTCAGGGCATTCCGTGCGGCATCCTGTTCCGCCGCCTTTTTTGTTTTGCCCTGTCCTTTGGCCTCAATGCTGTCCAGGGTCAGGCTGATTTCAAAGGTTTTATCATGGTCCGGTCCCATTTCCCGGGTCACATGATAATCCGGCGTGGTCCCGTAATGTTCCTGGGCATATTCCTGGATGCAGC encodes:
- a CDS encoding PBP1A family penicillin-binding protein codes for the protein MTTQKSRAEILKKRGKKKERSLFRTLFKWVFILSFIAALAGCAGIAGLFFYLSQDLPKINTLKDYRPSTVTNVYSDDGRKIGEFYKERRIVIPLDEMPKNLTNAFVAAEDSRFREHPGIDIQSIVRAFIKNLKAGGIVQGGSTITQQVTKSFLLTPERTYKRKLKEAILAYRIEKKFTKDEILYLYLNQIYLGHGAYGVEAAAENYFGKHAKDLTLAECAMLAGLPQAPSKYSPFRYPDRAKQRQIYTLNRMKEEGMISNLDVTDAINTKLDIKPRKNWFIERVPCYTEHVRRYVEKKYGAEMLYNQGLNIHTAVNIELQKMARSAVKKGLSDLDKRTGYRGPIKNITALQIEGFCRKISEELKGSLPQKDGIYQGVVLKVDDENKVTQVRVGESYGLIRLATMTWARKPNPQVAYYQTKVKSPSQVLKPGDVIYVKVLNEIMEDNAYEFALHQEPVAQAALLSIEAETGHVKTMIGGRDYRNSQFNRAYQSRRQPGSAFKPLLYAAALDKGYTAASVIIDSPVVFEDTERDFVWKPHNYKEKFYGPTLFREALAKSRNIVTIKILQDIGIDYVIDYVRKLGITSEINRDLSISLGSSGVSLLELTNAYSVFSNLGYLIEPVFITKIYDRDNNLLESSKLVRKKVIDMSTAYIMTSILESAVKDGTGRRVKALKRPVAGKTGTTNNLYDAWFMGYTPRYTTGVWVGLDQESPLGRGETGSRAASPIWLDYMQQALEGKPARTFNVPEGIVFAKIDAKTGLLPIEESEKTIFECFKEGTVPTEYTPRSDEVTGSEDLFKEGI
- a CDS encoding radical SAM protein, with amino-acid sequence MSAPLVIPYFIPHQGCPHQCVFCNQSIITGRRGRIDLDEIETLIQEYLSFKGQRRRVEFAFFGGNFLGLPRERQIDLLDRVKPWVDRGAIQSIRCSTRPDTVSRETLDLVQPYGLDLVELGVQSMDNRVLEQAERGHTREDTLAAVRVLRERKMKIGVQVMVGLPGDTRASVLETAGVLAGLKPDLARIYPLLVLAGSKLARWYASGAYLPLSLEQAVVQVKAMLEIFNGAGVPVIRMGLQAGEMMEDPGQMLAGPWHPAFGHLVHSALMLDRACNAVDTLIREGRGAGSIQLRVHPKSLSRLQGNKKGNFEKLAARYPGLVLGFSTDASLAPDEITAAFA